From Streptomyces sp. NBC_01460, a single genomic window includes:
- a CDS encoding arginase family protein, with translation MERIDQPARSRARPHTFMRLPLDRDPTARDLVVLGVPYDESGRCPGTRLGPGAVRDASAFAHVPGADRGPGTFDLVDCVDGGDLDLTPWISGAASDVLYKRLSHLLAGNAAVLLLGGSRSLTLAALRAVAEIHGPVALLRLAADPAGSHLHGDVLYQAVDEHLVDPSAMVRIGLRGAGDSGRAQGGVTLDVGRFGRLGVRGAAGFVRHRIGRRPVYVSVAVDVADPAFAPGTGIRVPGGLTSREVLGLLRCVGDLCPVGFEVMGVSPPQDRSGITAALASEIGGELIHQYARAQRILM, from the coding sequence GTGGAGCGCATCGACCAGCCGGCGCGCTCCCGCGCGCGGCCCCACACATTCATGCGGCTGCCGCTCGACCGGGACCCGACAGCCCGTGACCTCGTGGTTCTCGGGGTGCCGTACGACGAGTCGGGCCGGTGCCCCGGGACTCGCCTGGGACCGGGTGCCGTGCGGGACGCGTCCGCCTTCGCGCACGTTCCCGGTGCGGACCGCGGCCCGGGCACCTTCGATCTCGTCGACTGTGTGGACGGAGGAGACCTCGATCTGACGCCGTGGATCTCGGGTGCCGCCTCCGACGTCCTGTACAAGCGTCTGTCCCACCTCCTCGCAGGCAATGCCGCCGTGCTGCTGCTCGGCGGCAGCCGGTCACTGACCCTGGCGGCGCTGCGCGCGGTGGCCGAGATACACGGTCCTGTCGCCCTTCTCCGTCTGGCCGCGGATCCCGCGGGCTCGCACCTCCACGGTGATGTGCTGTACCAGGCGGTCGACGAACACCTCGTCGACCCGTCGGCGATGGTCCGGATCGGCCTGCGCGGCGCCGGTGACTCCGGTCGTGCCCAGGGCGGGGTGACGCTCGACGTCGGCCGGTTCGGCCGGCTGGGCGTCCGCGGCGCCGCCGGATTCGTGCGGCACCGGATCGGTCGCCGGCCCGTCTACGTCTCGGTGGCGGTCGACGTCGCCGACCCGGCCTTCGCCCCCGGTACCGGCATCCGGGTGCCGGGCGGGCTCACCTCACGGGAGGTACTCGGGCTGCTGCGTTGTGTCGGAGACCTGTGCCCGGTCGGGTTCGAGGTGATGGGGGTGTCGCCGCCCCAGGACCGTTCCGGGATCACCGCCGCGCTGGCCTCGGAGATCGGTGGCGAGCTGATCCACCAGTACGCCAGGGCGCAGCGCATCCTGATGTGA
- a CDS encoding LacI family DNA-binding transcriptional regulator, producing MTDALRPTGATPTLEDVARAAGVSRATVSRVVNGVRNVDPSIQEAVRQAISVTGYTPNRAARSLVTRRTDAIALVVSGAGVEPAGEGSAGEGSFTAQVFADPFFGRVVTGVVNYLRPRGIHPVLMFAETSKARDEVVAYLRQGSADGALIVSTHAEDPLPGMVVDAGLPAVLYARPARPVRISYVDLAHRDGARLAAEHLLARGCRRIVTISGPLDIPAGQERLAGFRDTVARVGHGDVPVAEGEFTQESGEAAMERLLAEHPDLDGVFAGNDLMATGACHVLRDHGRRVPEDVAVIGFDDSSAASACRPPLTTVRQPVEDMAAEMTGLLLDRLAAPDRPATSVIFEPVLVVRDSA from the coding sequence ATGACGGATGCTCTGCGGCCGACCGGTGCGACGCCCACCCTGGAAGACGTGGCGCGGGCGGCCGGCGTCTCGCGCGCCACGGTCTCGCGTGTCGTCAACGGGGTGCGCAACGTGGACCCGTCGATCCAGGAGGCCGTGCGGCAGGCGATCTCGGTCACGGGGTACACGCCCAACCGCGCGGCCCGCTCCCTCGTCACCCGGCGCACGGACGCCATCGCGCTGGTGGTGTCGGGGGCGGGCGTCGAGCCGGCCGGGGAGGGATCTGCCGGGGAGGGGTCCTTCACGGCCCAGGTCTTCGCCGACCCCTTCTTCGGCCGGGTGGTGACCGGAGTCGTCAACTACCTGCGGCCGCGCGGCATACACCCGGTGCTGATGTTCGCCGAGACGTCGAAGGCACGGGACGAGGTCGTGGCCTATCTGCGGCAGGGCAGCGCCGACGGGGCCCTGATCGTGTCGACCCACGCGGAGGACCCGCTGCCGGGCATGGTCGTGGACGCCGGACTGCCCGCCGTGCTGTACGCGCGCCCCGCCCGGCCCGTCCGGATCAGTTACGTCGACCTGGCCCACCGCGACGGCGCCCGGCTGGCCGCCGAGCACCTGCTGGCGCGGGGCTGCCGCCGGATCGTCACCATCAGCGGGCCCCTGGACATACCGGCGGGGCAGGAGCGACTGGCGGGATTCCGGGACACCGTGGCACGGGTCGGGCACGGCGATGTGCCGGTCGCCGAGGGAGAGTTCACCCAGGAGAGCGGCGAAGCCGCGATGGAGCGACTGCTGGCCGAACACCCGGACCTGGACGGGGTGTTCGCCGGGAACGACCTGATGGCGACGGGCGCCTGCCATGTGCTGCGGGACCACGGGAGGCGGGTACCCGAGGACGTGGCCGTGATCGGCTTCGACGACAGCAGCGCCGCCTCCGCCTGCCGGCCGCCACTGACGACGGTACGACAGCCCGTGGAGGACATGGCCGCGGAGATGACCGGACTGCTGCTGGACCGGCTGGCCGCACCGGACAGACCGGCGACATCGGTGATCTTCGAACCGGTGCTCGTCGTCCGGGATTCGGCCTAG
- a CDS encoding transglycosylase family protein, whose amino-acid sequence MAANGRHRRYQPSRINRASLTVTAGGAGIALPLLTAASAGAASTDVWEKVAACESTGNWHINTGNGYYGGLQFTRSTWAAYGGTAYAARADLATRDQQIAVAEKVLDGQGPGAWPTCSVRAGLKQGGDAPDIAPQTQRQAAATKAATGTPAESRPARATARESAPAKVSPTAVPGKREAYTVARGDSLSGIASAERVRGGWQQLYAANRVVVGTDPDLIIPGQRLTLDVAGTPLADPKPAVAPKQRAAAPKATEKAAPEQAAKPTEKKAAKPTEKKAAKPRTGLTAPVSARTGTPYHQAGSWSSGYHTGVDFPVPTGTSVKAVASGTVVSAGWAGAYGYEVVIRHGDGRYSQYAHLSSLHVRAGQQVGSGQRIARSGSTGNSTGPHLHFEIRTGPGYGSDVDPLAYLRAGGVSI is encoded by the coding sequence ATGGCCGCGAACGGACGGCACCGCAGATATCAGCCCAGCCGGATCAACCGTGCCTCGCTCACGGTGACGGCGGGCGGCGCGGGCATCGCGCTTCCGCTTCTCACGGCGGCCTCGGCGGGGGCCGCCTCGACCGATGTGTGGGAGAAGGTCGCCGCCTGCGAGTCGACCGGCAACTGGCACATCAACACGGGTAACGGCTATTACGGCGGCCTGCAGTTCACCCGGTCGACCTGGGCCGCCTACGGCGGCACGGCCTACGCCGCACGGGCCGACCTGGCGACCAGGGACCAGCAGATAGCCGTCGCCGAGAAGGTGCTCGACGGCCAGGGCCCGGGGGCATGGCCGACGTGTTCCGTACGGGCCGGCCTGAAGCAGGGCGGCGACGCGCCGGACATCGCCCCGCAGACGCAGCGCCAGGCGGCCGCCACGAAGGCCGCGACCGGCACGCCGGCGGAGTCCCGCCCGGCGAGGGCGACGGCCCGGGAGAGCGCGCCGGCGAAGGTGTCGCCGACGGCCGTGCCCGGTAAACGCGAGGCGTACACCGTCGCGCGCGGCGACTCCCTCTCCGGCATCGCGTCCGCCGAGCGGGTCCGCGGCGGCTGGCAGCAGTTGTACGCGGCCAACCGCGTCGTGGTGGGCACCGACCCCGACCTCATCATCCCGGGGCAGCGGCTGACCCTCGACGTCGCCGGGACGCCCCTGGCGGACCCGAAGCCCGCGGTGGCCCCGAAGCAGAGGGCGGCGGCTCCGAAGGCGACGGAGAAGGCCGCGCCCGAGCAGGCGGCGAAGCCCACCGAGAAGAAGGCGGCGAAGCCCACCGAGAAGAAGGCGGCCAAGCCCCGCACCGGGCTCACCGCCCCCGTGTCGGCCCGCACGGGAACGCCCTACCACCAGGCCGGCTCCTGGTCGAGCGGCTACCACACGGGCGTGGACTTCCCGGTGCCCACCGGCACCTCCGTGAAGGCCGTGGCCTCCGGAACGGTCGTCTCGGCCGGATGGGCCGGAGCCTACGGCTACGAGGTCGTCATCCGGCACGGCGACGGCAGGTACAGCCAGTACGCGCACCTCTCCTCGCTCCACGTACGCGCGGGCCAGCAGGTCGGCAGCGGCCAGCGGATCGCCCGCTCGGGATCGACCGGCAACAGCACCGGCCCGCACCTGCACTTCGAGATCCGCACCGGCCCCGGTTACGGCTCGGACGTCGACCCCCTGGCCTACCTCAGGGCCGGAGGCGTCAGCATCTGA
- a CDS encoding DMT family transporter, with amino-acid sequence MSSLALSVLLSLVSAVAYAAGAIVQERVAATGGSGPYAPLRNGVWWVAVALNGVGALLHVVALAYGPLSLVQPLGALTIVFALPMAALFVHRRAGRTAWRGALMATVGLAGLLALTGSAGSHSLAGPEQVMLAAGTAGAVVALVLLAKGLHRPMLRSVVLATGAGIAFGMASVFTKTVAVEWTSGSVTSGLPTLLVIAGLAAAGLLLSQAAYRGAGLTAPLATVTVVNPVVAAAVGITMFGEQFRYGVAGTLLAVGCGALAAAGLVLLTMERVGAEQRTGKRAESGARAPEAHAEGEGADHHVVLPEPAKPALPQGAAVLPDPFPAPTALSLPLTLPLDHGGGRVEFGGGRTAAGPARRGDLQSRAGRPVQMLTPPALR; translated from the coding sequence ATGAGCTCCCTCGCGCTTTCCGTGCTGCTGTCACTGGTCTCCGCCGTCGCCTACGCGGCCGGCGCGATCGTCCAGGAGCGCGTGGCCGCGACCGGTGGCAGCGGCCCGTACGCACCGCTGCGCAACGGCGTCTGGTGGGTCGCCGTGGCACTCAACGGCGTGGGAGCGCTGCTCCACGTCGTGGCCCTCGCGTACGGCCCTCTCAGCCTCGTCCAGCCGCTCGGAGCCCTCACGATCGTCTTCGCGCTTCCCATGGCCGCGCTCTTCGTCCACCGCAGGGCGGGACGGACGGCATGGCGGGGTGCCCTGATGGCCACGGTCGGCCTGGCGGGGCTGCTCGCGCTCACGGGGAGCGCGGGGTCCCACTCCCTGGCAGGGCCGGAGCAGGTGATGCTCGCCGCGGGGACGGCCGGCGCGGTGGTGGCGCTGGTGCTCCTCGCCAAGGGGCTGCACCGGCCGATGCTGCGCAGCGTGGTGCTCGCCACGGGGGCGGGGATCGCCTTCGGGATGGCTTCGGTGTTCACGAAGACCGTGGCCGTGGAGTGGACCTCGGGTTCGGTGACGTCCGGTCTGCCGACCCTCCTGGTGATCGCCGGCCTCGCCGCCGCGGGTCTGCTGCTGTCCCAGGCCGCGTACCGGGGAGCCGGGCTGACCGCGCCGCTGGCGACGGTCACGGTGGTCAACCCGGTCGTCGCCGCGGCCGTGGGCATCACCATGTTCGGTGAGCAGTTCCGCTACGGGGTGGCGGGCACCCTGCTCGCGGTCGGCTGCGGCGCGCTGGCCGCGGCCGGCCTGGTGCTGCTGACCATGGAGCGGGTGGGCGCGGAGCAGCGTACGGGGAAACGGGCGGAGTCCGGAGCGCGGGCGCCGGAGGCGCACGCCGAGGGCGAGGGCGCTGATCACCACGTGGTGCTGCCCGAGCCGGCGAAGCCGGCGCTTCCCCAGGGTGCGGCGGTGCTGCCCGACCCCTTCCCGGCGCCGACGGCCCTCTCGCTGCCACTGACCCTGCCGCTGGACCACGGCGGCGGGCGGGTGGAGTTCGGCGGCGGCCGGACCGCTGCGGGCCCGGCTCGCCGCGGTGACTTACAGTCCCGGGCGGGGCGGCCCGTTCAGATGCTGACGCCTCCGGCCCTGAGGTAG
- a CDS encoding ATP-binding protein translates to MNEQATSRSDDPFRVSPSTEVLLAAEVFDGEPGCIAQARALADRFLARLVAEWLAVLGEHTRSDLMLAVSELVTNADRYSHGPYLLELEGDARRVSVTVYDSSTALPVLYSPDPARLGGHGMEIVVALCDRLTAERVPVGKRIRAEFMLST, encoded by the coding sequence ATGAACGAACAGGCCACCTCACGGTCGGACGATCCTTTCCGTGTGTCCCCGTCCACGGAGGTTCTGCTCGCCGCCGAGGTGTTCGACGGTGAACCCGGATGCATCGCCCAGGCCCGGGCGCTGGCCGACCGCTTCCTGGCGCGGCTCGTGGCGGAGTGGCTCGCGGTGCTCGGGGAGCACACCCGCAGCGACCTGATGCTGGCCGTCAGTGAGCTCGTCACCAACGCGGACCGCTACAGCCACGGCCCGTACCTTCTGGAGCTCGAGGGCGACGCCCGGCGCGTCAGCGTGACGGTGTACGACAGCAGCACGGCTCTCCCGGTGCTCTACTCCCCCGACCCGGCCCGCCTCGGCGGTCACGGCATGGAGATCGTGGTCGCGCTCTGCGACCGGCTGACCGCCGAGCGGGTGCCCGTCGGCAAGCGCATCCGCGCCGAGTTCATGCTCAGCACCTGA
- a CDS encoding response regulator gives MNDAVKPIEVLLVEDDPGDELMTREAFEDNKIRNTLHVVRDGQEALDFLYRQGEYADAPRPDLVLLDLNLPRYDGRQVLERIKTDPELALIPVVVLTTSSAEEDILRSYKLHANAYVTKPVDLEQFIGAVRQIDDFFVSVVRLPRRA, from the coding sequence GTGAACGACGCCGTCAAGCCCATCGAGGTCCTGCTCGTCGAGGACGACCCCGGTGACGAGCTGATGACCCGTGAGGCCTTCGAGGACAACAAGATCCGCAACACGCTCCATGTGGTGCGGGACGGCCAGGAGGCGCTCGACTTCCTCTACCGCCAGGGCGAGTACGCGGACGCGCCCCGCCCGGACCTGGTGCTCCTCGACCTGAACCTGCCGAGGTACGACGGCAGGCAGGTGCTCGAGCGGATCAAGACCGACCCGGAACTGGCGCTGATCCCGGTGGTGGTCCTCACCACGTCCTCGGCCGAGGAGGACATCCTGCGCAGCTACAAACTGCACGCCAACGCCTATGTCACCAAGCCCGTCGACCTGGAGCAGTTCATCGGCGCGGTGCGCCAGATCGACGACTTCTTCGTGAGCGTGGTCCGCCTGCCCCGGCGTGCGTAA
- a CDS encoding sensor histidine kinase: MSTEKPGTARPGPIARLSVQNWVHLILAGFVLVVCGCLVVGGLVLSRISDRTTDLVDRIQPARSASFQLQNSLLDQETGVRGFALTGDTSFLEPYEAGRRAERERQARVHGLIGNEQPYAEDLDRIEAAARQWRTLRAEPLIAAVRASGPTGASSAPILRSKTEFDALRVLYNAQQSHLDDARDRARAELGDARTTRDRVLIALVICFVLTIVSIGLLLHRVVGRPLAELTAASDRVRSGSFGNSIEVSGPSDVRAVAAAAEDMRRRLVAELADSQDRETLLAEQTAELRRSNSELEQFAYVASHDLQEPLRKVASFCQLLEKRYSKELDDRGRQYIDFAVDGAKRMQVLINDLLTFSRVGRVQQSWKPVDLESSLDRALSNLTLAVEESGATVVREDALPELLGDATSLTMVWQNLIGNAIKFRRTDEPCRITVGCVREGEDWHLTVADNGIGIAPEFADKVFIIFQRLHARDEYEGTGIGLSLCRKIIEFHGGRIWLDPEPAEGTMFHFTLPVLPEAPTHTTAELLAPAALTPRSGDTP; the protein is encoded by the coding sequence ATGAGCACGGAGAAGCCCGGGACCGCACGACCGGGCCCCATAGCCCGTCTGTCGGTCCAGAACTGGGTCCACCTGATCCTGGCCGGTTTCGTGCTGGTGGTCTGCGGGTGCCTTGTCGTGGGCGGGCTCGTCCTCTCCCGTATCTCCGACCGCACCACGGACCTGGTGGACCGCATCCAGCCCGCCCGCTCCGCGTCGTTCCAGCTGCAGAACTCGCTCCTGGACCAGGAGACCGGCGTACGCGGCTTCGCACTCACCGGCGACACCAGCTTCCTGGAGCCCTACGAGGCCGGCAGGCGGGCCGAGCGGGAACGGCAGGCACGGGTGCACGGCCTGATCGGGAACGAGCAGCCGTACGCGGAGGACCTGGACCGGATCGAGGCGGCCGCGCGGCAGTGGCGCACCCTGCGGGCCGAGCCGCTGATCGCCGCCGTGCGGGCGAGCGGGCCCACCGGTGCGTCCTCCGCCCCCATCCTGCGGAGCAAGACGGAGTTCGACGCCCTGCGTGTGCTGTACAACGCGCAGCAGAGCCACCTGGACGACGCGCGGGACCGCGCCCGCGCCGAGCTCGGCGACGCCCGCACCACCCGCGACCGGGTACTCATCGCCCTGGTGATCTGCTTCGTGCTGACCATCGTGTCGATCGGTCTGCTGCTGCACCGCGTGGTGGGACGGCCGCTGGCCGAGCTGACCGCCGCGTCCGACAGGGTCCGGTCGGGCTCCTTCGGCAACAGCATCGAGGTCAGTGGACCTTCCGACGTCAGGGCGGTGGCCGCGGCGGCCGAGGACATGCGCCGACGCCTCGTCGCGGAGCTCGCCGATTCCCAGGACCGGGAGACGCTGCTGGCCGAGCAGACCGCGGAGCTGCGACGGTCCAACTCCGAACTGGAACAGTTCGCCTACGTGGCCTCGCACGACCTCCAGGAACCGTTGCGGAAGGTGGCCTCCTTCTGCCAGCTGCTGGAGAAGCGGTACAGCAAGGAACTGGACGACCGCGGCCGTCAGTACATCGACTTCGCGGTCGACGGCGCCAAGCGGATGCAGGTCCTCATCAACGACCTGCTGACCTTCTCCCGGGTGGGCCGGGTGCAGCAGAGCTGGAAGCCCGTCGACCTGGAGAGCTCCCTGGACCGGGCGCTGTCCAACCTCACCCTGGCCGTCGAGGAGTCGGGCGCCACCGTCGTCCGCGAGGACGCGCTGCCGGAGCTCCTCGGCGACGCGACGTCACTGACCATGGTCTGGCAGAACCTCATCGGGAACGCGATCAAGTTCCGCCGCACCGACGAGCCGTGCCGGATCACCGTGGGGTGTGTCCGGGAGGGCGAGGACTGGCACCTCACGGTCGCCGACAACGGCATCGGGATCGCGCCGGAGTTCGCCGACAAGGTGTTCATCATCTTCCAGCGTCTGCACGCCCGCGACGAGTACGAGGGAACGGGGATCGGACTCTCCCTCTGCCGCAAGATCATCGAGTTCCACGGTGGCCGGATCTGGCTGGACCCGGAGCCGGCCGAGGGCACGATGTTCCACTTCACCCTGCCCGTCCTCCCTGAGGCACCCACCCACACCACGGCGGAGCTGCTCGCTCCCGCCGCGCTCACCCCCCGGTCGGGAGACACCCCGTGA
- a CDS encoding PP2C family protein-serine/threonine phosphatase, translating into MAESRSGTSVRVQQTGGIPEQHKVLAAADASVWDVDAVLLLVEDDSGDALLVEEMLTDSELDAPLTWCKTLAEARRFLLDCRSPVCVLLDLHLPDVNGIDAVRQLVGSAPDAAIIVLTGLDESKTGLSAVAQGAQDYLVKGRIDPEMLGRAVRYALQRKHAERSAAAMRTSRLIAQENARLERALLPIPLLRDDSFQVAARYEAGRAHGLLSGDFYDVVQTPDGAVHAVIGDVSGHGAAEAALGVCLRVAWRTAVLTGVNQLEKTGLLEGILVAERSDPHVFATVTTLVFPPSRDRVLIARAGHPGLLLRRGSDVDWVEPEAGMALGLLPGAGRWTITELELFPDSELVLFTDGLFEGRTGPSSRLGEEGLLAMAGRYGALEPRAFVDALVAEATESAAPYGGLADDVAVLHVGWKAKT; encoded by the coding sequence GTGGCCGAGTCACGTTCGGGCACCTCTGTACGCGTGCAGCAGACCGGCGGGATTCCGGAGCAGCACAAGGTGCTCGCCGCCGCGGACGCTTCCGTCTGGGACGTCGACGCCGTCCTGCTCCTCGTCGAGGACGATTCCGGTGACGCGCTCCTGGTCGAGGAGATGCTCACCGACAGCGAGCTGGACGCCCCGCTCACCTGGTGCAAGACGCTGGCAGAGGCCCGGCGGTTCCTCCTGGACTGCCGTTCGCCCGTCTGCGTCCTGCTGGACCTGCATCTGCCCGACGTGAACGGCATCGACGCCGTCCGCCAGCTCGTCGGGTCGGCCCCCGACGCTGCGATCATCGTGCTCACAGGGCTGGACGAGTCCAAGACCGGGCTCTCCGCGGTGGCGCAGGGCGCGCAGGACTACCTCGTGAAGGGCCGGATCGATCCCGAGATGCTGGGCCGCGCGGTCCGCTACGCCCTCCAGCGCAAGCACGCCGAGCGCTCGGCGGCCGCGATGCGGACCAGCCGGCTGATCGCCCAGGAGAACGCCCGCCTGGAGCGCGCGCTGCTGCCGATCCCGCTCCTGCGGGACGACAGCTTCCAGGTGGCCGCGCGCTACGAGGCCGGCCGTGCCCACGGGCTGCTGAGCGGTGACTTCTACGATGTCGTGCAGACCCCGGACGGTGCGGTGCACGCCGTGATCGGTGATGTGTCGGGTCACGGTGCGGCGGAGGCCGCCCTGGGGGTCTGTCTGCGGGTCGCCTGGCGCACGGCCGTCCTGACCGGTGTCAATCAGCTCGAGAAGACCGGTCTGCTGGAGGGGATACTCGTCGCCGAGCGTTCCGACCCCCATGTGTTCGCCACCGTGACCACGCTGGTCTTCCCTCCCAGCAGGGACAGGGTGCTCATCGCGCGTGCCGGGCATCCGGGGCTGCTGCTGCGGCGCGGGTCGGACGTCGACTGGGTGGAGCCCGAAGCCGGCATGGCCCTCGGGCTGCTCCCCGGCGCCGGCCGCTGGACGATCACGGAGCTGGAGCTCTTCCCCGACAGCGAGCTCGTCCTGTTCACCGACGGCCTCTTCGAGGGGCGTACGGGGCCGAGCTCCCGGCTGGGTGAGGAAGGGCTGCTCGCCATGGCCGGCAGGTACGGCGCCCTCGAACCGCGCGCGTTCGTCGACGCGCTGGTCGCCGAGGCAACCGAGAGCGCGGCCCCGTACGGCGGGCTGGCCGACGACGTGGCCGTCCTGCATGTCGGCTGGAAGGCGAAAACATGA
- a CDS encoding RNA polymerase sigma factor SigF, whose product MTAMSVRTSGAIGTAGTRTDEQGAVSDMAALPWIEDAGKVAPQDARAMSKIFFDRLQVLEEGTHEYQYARNTLIEMNLSLVRFAASRFRNRGGDDTEDIIQVGTIGLIKAIDRFDLSREVEFATFAVPYIVGEIKRFFRDTTWSVHVPRRLQELRVELAKAKETLSAKLDRDPTVAELAAHLDLPEEEIIEGLVAANGYSAGSLDTPNADSESGSDQRAYADLLGDDDPGMESVENLHTLAPLLRQLDDRERKIVRMRFGQEMTQAQIGAELGVSQMHVSRLLSRIVQRLRTGMSVEA is encoded by the coding sequence ATGACGGCCATGTCAGTGCGAACCAGCGGAGCGATCGGCACGGCCGGGACTCGGACCGACGAGCAGGGTGCGGTTTCGGACATGGCGGCACTCCCCTGGATCGAGGACGCCGGCAAGGTCGCCCCGCAGGACGCGCGCGCCATGTCGAAGATCTTCTTCGACCGGCTGCAGGTCCTCGAGGAGGGCACGCACGAGTACCAGTACGCTCGCAACACCCTGATCGAGATGAATCTCTCCCTGGTGCGCTTCGCCGCCTCGCGGTTCCGTAACCGGGGCGGCGACGACACCGAGGACATCATCCAGGTGGGCACGATCGGCCTGATCAAGGCGATCGACCGGTTCGACCTCTCGCGAGAGGTCGAGTTCGCGACGTTCGCGGTGCCGTACATCGTGGGTGAGATCAAGCGGTTCTTCCGCGACACGACCTGGTCCGTGCACGTGCCGCGACGGCTGCAGGAGCTGCGCGTCGAGCTGGCCAAGGCCAAGGAGACGCTTTCGGCGAAGCTGGACCGCGACCCGACGGTCGCGGAGCTCGCCGCGCACCTCGATCTCCCCGAGGAGGAGATCATCGAGGGTCTCGTCGCTGCCAACGGCTACTCGGCGGGATCGCTGGACACCCCGAACGCGGACAGCGAGTCGGGCAGCGACCAGCGTGCCTACGCCGACCTCCTCGGCGACGACGACCCTGGCATGGAGAGCGTCGAGAACCTGCACACCCTGGCTCCGCTGCTGCGGCAGCTGGACGACCGCGAGCGGAAGATCGTCCGGATGCGCTTCGGCCAGGAGATGACCCAGGCGCAGATCGGCGCTGAACTGGGCGTCTCCCAGATGCACGTGTCGCGTCTGCTGAGCAGGATCGTCCAGCGCCTGCGCACGGGCATGAGCGTCGAGGCCTGA
- a CDS encoding MFS transporter: MSVTGAPGGATVTTRIPARLDRLPWSRWHWMIVIGLGTVWILDGLEVTVVGNIASRLSEDGSGLAITDAQVTGIAAALYVAGACSGALVFGWLTDRFGRKKLFLITLAVYLAATALTAISFSAWWFFLFRFLTGFGIGGEYAAINSAIDELIPSKYRGRVDLIINGSFWLGAVAGSLLSVLALNTDIFPKDIGWRLTFALGVVLGLVILLVRRHVPESPRWMFIHGQDAAAEKLVDGVEEQVEVETGRPLPPAEQAITVRQRKSIGFGLIARTVFRSYPKRAVLGLALFIGQAFLYNAVTFGFGSILVKFFDVSSGATGYYFAVIAFCNFMGPLLLGRLFDTVGRKPMIAGTYITSGVLLFVTAWLFESGSLTAATMTGCWCLVLFFASAGASSAYLTVSEIFPMETRAMAIAFFYAVGTAAGGITGPLVFADLTASGVPGDTALAFCIGAALMVVAGVVALFFAVAAEGKSLEDIATPLSAEEKEGAAPN, encoded by the coding sequence ATGAGCGTCACCGGCGCACCAGGCGGAGCGACCGTCACGACCAGGATCCCGGCACGGCTGGACCGGCTGCCCTGGTCGCGGTGGCACTGGATGATCGTGATCGGCCTCGGAACCGTCTGGATCCTCGACGGGCTCGAGGTCACGGTCGTCGGCAACATCGCCAGCCGGCTGTCGGAGGACGGCAGCGGGCTGGCCATCACCGACGCCCAGGTCACCGGTATCGCCGCCGCGCTGTACGTCGCGGGTGCCTGCTCCGGTGCGCTGGTCTTCGGATGGCTCACCGACCGCTTCGGGCGCAAGAAGCTGTTCCTGATCACGCTCGCCGTCTATCTGGCGGCCACGGCGCTCACCGCGATCTCGTTCTCGGCCTGGTGGTTCTTCCTCTTCCGCTTCCTGACCGGCTTCGGGATCGGAGGCGAGTACGCGGCGATCAACTCGGCCATCGACGAGCTGATCCCCAGCAAGTACCGGGGGCGCGTCGACCTCATCATCAACGGCAGCTTCTGGCTGGGGGCCGTGGCCGGCTCCCTGCTCTCCGTCCTCGCCCTGAACACCGACATCTTCCCCAAGGACATCGGCTGGCGGCTCACCTTCGCGTTGGGCGTCGTCCTCGGGCTCGTCATCCTGCTGGTGCGCCGCCATGTGCCGGAGAGCCCACGCTGGATGTTCATCCACGGGCAGGACGCGGCTGCCGAGAAGCTCGTCGACGGGGTGGAGGAGCAGGTGGAGGTGGAGACCGGGCGCCCGCTCCCGCCCGCCGAGCAGGCGATCACCGTGCGGCAGCGCAAGAGCATCGGCTTCGGCCTGATCGCCCGCACCGTCTTCCGCTCCTATCCCAAGCGGGCCGTGCTCGGACTGGCGCTCTTCATCGGGCAGGCCTTCCTCTACAACGCGGTCACCTTCGGGTTCGGGTCGATCCTGGTGAAGTTCTTCGACGTCTCCAGCGGCGCCACCGGCTACTACTTCGCCGTCATCGCGTTCTGCAACTTCATGGGGCCGCTCCTCCTCGGCAGGCTCTTCGACACCGTCGGCCGCAAACCGATGATCGCCGGCACCTACATCACCTCCGGGGTGCTGCTCTTCGTGACCGCCTGGCTCTTCGAGAGCGGGTCCCTGACCGCCGCGACCATGACCGGCTGCTGGTGCCTGGTCCTCTTCTTCGCCTCCGCCGGGGCGAGCTCCGCCTACCTGACCGTCAGCGAGATCTTCCCGATGGAGACGAGGGCCATGGCCATCGCCTTCTTCTACGCCGTGGGCACGGCGGCCGGTGGCATCACGGGACCGCTGGTCTTCGCGGACCTCACCGCCAGCGGAGTCCCGGGAGACACCGCCCTGGCCTTCTGCATCGGCGCGGCACTGATGGTGGTCGCCGGGGTGGTCGCCCTCTTCTTCGCCGTCGCCGCCGAGGGGAAGTCCCTCGAGGACATCGCGACCCCGCTCTCCGCCGAGGAGAAGGAGGGTGCCGCGCCGAACTGA